A stretch of the Musa acuminata AAA Group cultivar baxijiao chromosome BXJ2-7, Cavendish_Baxijiao_AAA, whole genome shotgun sequence genome encodes the following:
- the LOC135616517 gene encoding leucine-rich repeat extensin-like protein 6 produces MSSTGFHGCLLCILFLSLPLLSLAENYPPPNPRLEKAYVALQAWKHAITADPKNLTHDWCGPHVCNYTGVYCAPALDNPHEFTVAGIDLNHGTLEGTLPEELGLLSDLALFHLNSNKFRGALPSSFKCLKLLYELDVSNNQLEGSFPSVVLELPSLKYLDIRYNRFCGDVPSCVYNLKLDALFINNNDFTFSIPDNIGNSPVSVLVFANNQISGCFPKSIGNMHETLRELIILNTGLRACIPPEIGMLRKLRVLDLSYNHLVGPLPESIGEMKKLEQLDVAHNKLSGKIPCSICDLPRLKNFTYSYNYFCEEPPSCLKIKTHDDRKNCFPFRPDQRPEEQCMAFLSKPRYCDSNGCIAHPPPPPPPPPPPPPPPPVHHHY; encoded by the coding sequence ATGAGCAGCACAGGGTTTCACGGGTGCTTGTTATgcatcctcttcctctctctccccctcctctCGCTGGCCGAGAACTATCCCCCACCCAACCCGAGGCTGGAGAAGGCCTACGTGGCTCTGCAGGCATGGAAGCACGCCATCACGGCTGACCCCAAGAACTTGACCCACGATTGGTGCGGTCCGCACGTCTGCAACTACACCGGCGTGTACTGCGCGCCGGCCCTCGATAACCCCCACGAGTTCACCGTCGCCGGCATCGACCTCAACCACGGCACCCTCGAGGGGACGCTACCGGAGGAGCTCGGCCTCCTCTCCGACCTCGCGCTCTTCCACCTCAACTCCAACAAGTTCCGCGGCGCCCTGCCGTCGTCCTTCAAGTGCTTGAAGCTCCTGTACGAGCTCGACGTGAGCAACAACCAGTTGGAGGGGTCGTTCCCCTCCGTCGTCTTGGAGCTGCCCAGCCTCAAGTACCTCGACATCCGCTACAACCGGTTCTGCGGCGACGTCCCCTCCTGCGTCTACAACCTCAAGCTCGACGCCTTGTTCATCAACAACAACGACTTCACCTTCTCGATTCCCGACAACATCGGCAACTCCCCCGTGTCGGTGCTCGTCTTCGCCAACAACCAGATCAGTGGCTGCTTCCCCAAGAGCATCGGCAACATGCACGAGACCCTCCGAGAGCTGATCATCCTGAACACCGGCCTCCGAGCGTGCATACCGCCGGAGATCGGGATGCTGAGGAAGCTGAGGGTGCTCGACCTGAGCTACAACCACCTGGTCGGCCCGCTGCCGGAGAGCATCGGGGAGATGAAGAAGCTGGAGCAGCTGGACGTGGCGCACAACAAGCTCTCGGGGAAGATACCATGCAGCATCTGCGACCTGCCGAGGCTGAAGAACTTCACCTACTCCTACAACTACTTCTGCGAGGAGCCACCGAGTTGCCTGAAGATCAAGACCCACGACGATCGCAAGAACTGCTTCCCGTTCCGTCCGGACCAGAGGCCCGAGGAGCAGTGCATGGCCTTCCTGTCCAAGCCGAGGTACTGCGACTCCAACGGGTGCATCGCGCACCCCCCACcgcctccaccaccacctcctccgccaccgccgccgccgcccgttCATCATCACTACTGA
- the LOC135616518 gene encoding serine/threonine-protein kinase 52-like: MDLGSRKKEKGPEVKDLGDKPKLKGFRSFGSNDMFFRADKIDLKSLDIELEKQINKAWSKENGGAKGPKEEWEIDLSKLEIRYVIAQGTYGIVYRGTYDGQDIAVKVLDWGEDGAATDAEIASLRASFKQEVAVWHKLDHPNVTKFVGASMGTTDLKIPQKNSTSSGQTSLPTQACCVVVEYLPRGTLKQYLIKNRRKKLAYKVVVQLALDLSRGLSYLHSQKIVHRDVKTENMLLDANSNLKIADFGVARVEAQNPRDMTGATGTLGYMAPEVLNGKPYNRKCDVYSFGICLWEIYCCDMPYANLSFAEVSSSVVQKNLRPEIPRCCPSAMASIMRKCWDANPDKRPDMDEVVRHLEALNTSKGGGMIPEDKAHGCFCFTTRSIGILCCTFMVYDEELWNPIMPNYYVVTRQLPKSSGCKKVSCIDMVWVLE, encoded by the exons ATGGATTTGGGCagcagaaagaaagagaagggtCCTGAAGTGAAAGATTTGGGGGATAAACCAAAACTAAAGGGATTCAGAAGCTTTGGGAGTAACGATATGTTCTTCAGAGCAGACAAGATTGATTTGAAGAGCTTAGATATCGAGTTGGAGAAGCAAATAAACAAAGCATGGAGCAAAGAGAATGGTGGTGCCAAAGGGCCGAAGGAGGAATGGGAGATTGATCTATCTAAGCTGGAGATTCGCTATGTTATAGCTCAGGGGACATATGGTATTGTGTATAGAGGAACTTATGATGGGCAGGACATTGCAG TTAAAGTGTTGGACTGGGGAGAAGATGGTGCGGCCACAGATGCTGAAATTGCTTCTCTTCGGGCATCGTTTAAGCAGGAAGTTGCTGTTTGGCATAAACTTGACCATCCAAATGTTACAAAG TTTGTTGGGGCATCAATGGGAACTACCGATCTCAAGATTCCACAAAAGAATTCCACAAGCAGTGGACAAACTTCACTTCCAACTCAAGCATGTTGTGTTGTGGTTGAGTATCTTCCTAGGGGAACATTAAAGCAATATTTAATCAAAAACAGGCGAAAGAAGCTTGCATACAAGGTTGTTGTTCAGCTTGCATTGGATCTATCGAGAGG ATTAAGCTATCTACACTCGCAAAAGATTGTGCATCGGGATGTCAAGACTGAGAACATGTTACTGGATGCCAATTCGAATCTCAAAATTGCTGATTTTGGGGTTGCCCGTGTTGAGGCTCAGAATCCTAGGGATATGACTGGTGCCACGGGTACTCTTGGGTACATGGCTCCAGAG GTCCTTAATGGTAAACCTTACAATAGAAAATGCGATGTATACAGCTTTGGCATATGTTTATGGGAAATCTACTGTTGCGACATGCCATATGCTAATCTCAGCTTCGCAGAAGTCTCCTCTTCTGTTGTTCAAAAG AATCTACGACCAGAGATCCCACGGTGTTGCCCGAGTGCTATGGCAAGCATTATGAGGAAGTGTTGGGATGCCAATCCAGATAAAAGGCCCGATATGGACGAGGTCGTGCGGCATTTAGAAGCACTCAACACAAGCAAAGGTGGTGGGATGATACCTGAAGACAAGGCACATGGTTGTTTCTGCTTCACCACGCGGTCCATAGGCATATTGTGCTGTACTTTTATGGTATACGATGAGGAGCTTTGGAATCCAATTATGCCAAATTACTATGTTGTTACTCGTCAGCTGCCAAAGTCAAGTGGTTGCAAAAAGGTTTCATGCATTGATATGGTGTGGGTTCTTGAATAA